attatttgttgggttttattatcaatagatataaaaagtGTAGATACAACTTTATGGggttttatatttttaggTTTAGGGGCTGATACAGCTTTTATACCAGTATTAACAGTTTCAAATTTGTATCCTGATGCATCTACATTTATTTTGACCGTTATAGGAGCTGCAGCATCATTAAGTTATGCAGTACCAGCAACATTAAATTTAgttttgaaatattttccAAATCTTTCTTTTAGTTTTATTTGTTATggatatattatacttaTTTTAATACCTTGCTTATTAACGGCAGCATTTTTATTACCTTTAAAACCTTTCAAAGCTTTAGATTActatttagaaaaaaataatgaaacaACAAAACATACCAATGCTGAAGGTAGAAGTAGAActtcaaataatattaatacaaatgAAGAGGATGAATTtcaatttaaaaataatgcAAGCGGAATGGTAGATAAAGATAGTacagaaaataatatgaacacTGATGGacataattattacaataatGGTAATATATCTTCAAACGATttggaaaataatatacaaacTAACAACAGaaataacaacaataataataatcacaataataataatattataaaaaaaaatacaaaaattaGTGATCAAAGTACAgtaaaaaaagataaatcTATAGATtctaataaaaatatatcacatgatgaagaagaattccataaaaaaagtatattcctcttttttaaaatctTAATTAGTTATCCAAGTGTATGTGTTAtcacatattttatactttttaatatatccaCTGTATTTTATGGTATGGTTACTGATACATATTTTAGTTATGATAGATCaattataaatgtaattAATATCCTTATGCCCTTATCTAGTATCCCATGTGTTATTTTTGGAAGATTCATGAATAAATATGGAGCTTCTGTCATTATTCTTACTATTAATACCTTATCAATTCTTATGCATCTAAGTGCTTTAATCAAATTTAGATTTGCTGGTTTATGTTCAGCTTTcttatatatgtgtgttACAAGTGTTTATACTAGCCAAATCTATTGTTTTATTCAAAACAGTTTCCCATCTATAGTTTTTGGAAAATTATTAGGATTCGCTAGCTTGTGTGGAGGAATTTTTTCCTTACTTTgtgaaaaattatatgatttaataataataaatgacAATTCGAGTATTGACCCTACAAACATTTCTTTACTCATAGTCATAACattcattattatgttcTTACCTTTAATTGTTTTGTACGTGCGAAAATATGAAAGATCCATAGAAAATTTTGGAGAAAAGGATAAAATCCCAATGAATTGATATGTAAAGAAAAGTAAACACTAATTTTAaacaattataatataaattgtaataaaaaagacAAATTTTAAAGGTTAACCATATCGAACaattatacatacatgcacatatatatatatatatatatatatatatatatatatatatatatatatatgtatatatgtgttacatgtttattttattttttttacatatattataaaatttttatatttaaaatatatatatatatatatatatatatacatatctATACTTAATTAATcttatacatttttataacatattaattagttgtatattctttttcattttgttttaatacgttctttatatatatatatatatatatatatatatatacatttaataaaatacctttttataaaagtcttattttttttttattttattttttttaattatatatattatatgtctatatatatatatttgtaaaactttagaatttaatatttttattaagttatttatttttttttatttttaaagaaCTTTTAacatttacatataatttgAGTATACGTTTGTACATACACTTTACATATAGACAAAGCATTTACAATTTAATACATGGtagttttattatattttttattttattttctcttaaaatgttaatatattgGCATATTCCTTCCGGATTTAATGCTCATTAAAGATTCAACTagttaaaatatatatttaccaaaaaaaaaaaaaaaaaaaaatatataatacaatgaataaataaataaatagataaataaataaaaattaattataaaatgttaaagcaattaaatattcttatggatatatacacataaatatacatatatgtgtaAGTGTAAATGCTTTTTcagttatatatatctgtaataatatattacaatatatataatattatataatatatatatatatatatatatataagtatacCATCCATGGTAAATTTAACATACGTATAAGCCCCATTCGGTGATGTccaataaaataaaatatattatagaaCACACGTTACATTTAACTCGctattttaatatttatatcctttgagaaaaattttatattttctacaAAGGTAACTATAAGATTAATAACTTATTAAGTTATCAGCTTTTCTAAAAACATTTAGATAACTAACTGTTTATCTCGGGGACTTTCCTAACAGAAGAAATGAAAATCTTCTtctcaaaaaaaaagggatTTTCTGTATATTTTCTGCAAGTAACATTATTACGTTAAATTTGACAAGGACAATTTACaaacataatatatgtatatatatatatgaagaaatatataaataaatataaaatatatatatatatatatatatatatatatgatcCTTCAATCTTGTACAGTTCTATCTTCAAATATGTTTGAATAATACGATCATCATATATTTCATCTCAATCTTTCTAACAAAATCATTTCATTATTCTATTAAgtttaaaatttttttcctttttgtTCTTCCTTTTACTCATAAATTATCTATCcaaatatatgtatatgaaCAAACTATTCaaattcttttaattcccacattttatatatatattcatcaaAATTCATAAAACTCAAACTGTTCCAATTTCCTATATATTAACTCCTCAAAAAGCATTAATACTCaaaacacaaaaaaaaaaaaaaaaaaaaaaaatatatgtaaaaaagTTAAATCATCTTATATATGCCATTTTGAAAAAActattatgataatatatatatatatgtatatgaaatcattcttattataaattttttaaaatggaaaatgtatttttttttttttatattaaaaaatatatatagatttttaatatactaatatatatttttatggattttttttaattatattctcacaaaaaaaaaaaaaaaataaaaataaataaataaatataaaataaaataaaatgaataaataaatataaatataaaaaaaaaataaaataataataataataaataaataaataaataaataataaataatatatataatatatatatatataatataaatttagaaaaaattaaatatattaaataaattttgtattttttttttttttaaatattaaatagccaatatgtaaatatattatatatatatatatatatatatatatataNNNNNNNNNNNNNNNNNNNNNNNNNNNNNNNNNNNNNNNNNNNNNNNNNNNNNNNNNNNNNNNNNNNNNNNNNNNNNNNNNNNNNNNNNNNNNNNNNNNNtatatatatatatatatatatatatatataaatatatacctTTCAGCATATACATTCCATACTATTAGTAAACAAAATTATTGTTAAAacttattaaaatttttaggtttcatatgtatgtaatatacacatacgtatatgattatacatttatattttctttatgCCTTGTTAAAAAGATgatgtaaaaaaaaaaaaaatataaaaaaaatagtaaCATACAAGAATAagataaatttatttaaataaatacacataacacagaaaaagaatataattcTTGTGATAATgtaaaaggaaaaatacaaaactgaataagaaaaattttttttgacCTTGAAATTGATAgcattatatatgaaaaagaatattacatacatatattatatatatatatatatatatatatatattttaattataaattcatgaaaaatttaaatgaGTACGTGCAAGAAAAAGAAcaatgaattattattacctATTGCTAAGTTACAGAAAAGCTTTCCTTTAATCGAGTGGTGGCAAGGAAAAGAAATTTTACAtaaaattcaaaaaaaaaatcaaaagaATTTTGAAAAGAACCCATGTGATAGTTTATGGGGAAAGTTTATAAACTGCTTAAGAAAATATCCTAATACATTTACCAAATGTAAAATCGAAGCTTCAAGGTATATGCAATGTTTGTCTTCTATCAATGCTAGTGATGaagtaaataataaaccaatgaattatgtaaaagttttagaatatttaaaaatcTTTAATGAGACAAGTagatttaaatataaaaaaccCGAGTTAACAGATTATTCTTATTCTCAAAAAATATCATTCCAAAAAGGGAAAGATAACGACAgtgatattttttaattaatttaatttaattattttattatttattatttttttttttttttttttatattttaattcaGTTTTTTTGGTGTATTCATATTtgtttaaataaaatttataaaatatatatttttatatatgaacgAATAAGTTATACTAtacacacacatatatatatatatatatttatttatttttatatttatatatataattagGTCCTCATTTAAACTTATGATTACCttttcaaataatttatatatatccaaaCGTATTAACAAGTATAACTAGccatttaaaaaatgtataNNNNNNNNNNNNNNNNNNNNNNNNNNNNNNNNNNNNNNNNNNNNNNNNNNNNNNNNNNNNNNNNNNNNNNNNNNNNNNNNNNNNNNNNNNNNNNNNNNNNcacatattttttttttttttttatttcgCTAGCTATACATACTCGTTCTTCCAAGAATAtacttttaaaataaa
This genomic stretch from Plasmodium reichenowi strain SY57 chromosome 1, whole genome shotgun sequence harbors:
- a CDS encoding hypothetical protein (conserved Plasmodium protein, unknown function), which codes for MSTCKKKNNELLLPIAKLQKSFPLIEWWQGKEILHKIQKKNQKNFEKNPCDSLWGKFINCLRKYPNTFTKCKIEASRYMQCLSSINASDEVNNKPMNYVKVLEYLKIFNETSRFKYKKPELTDYSYSQKISFQKGKDNDSDIF
- a CDS encoding putative transporter 1 — its product is MSNSIFHKIIKSVKGLKLKTDPNLPGAKQKTPLNIKRFYLLIILVIYTATSSCIYFDWSAIRNLLLHVGKYKHLNVDEYSDMTLSPQYKRINGLYPLTLAIHFTTSVFCGFLYDHIGPKFTAIIGQLFNIICWVLLSIDIKSVDTTLWGFIFLGLGADTAFIPVLTVSNLYPDASTFILTVIGAAASLSYAVPATLNLVLKYFPNLSFSFICYGYIILILIPCLLTAAFLLPLKPFKALDYYLEKNNETTKHTNAEGRSRTSNNINTNEEDEFQFKNNASGMVDKDSTENNMNTDGHNYYNNGNISSNDLENNIQTNNRNNNNNNNHNNNNIIKKNTKISDQSTVKKDKSIDSNKNISHDEEEFHKKSIFLFFKILISYPSVCVITYFILFNISTVFYGMVTDTYFSYDRSIINVINILMPLSSIPCVIFGRFMNKYGASVIILTINTLSILMHLSALIKFRFAGLCSAFLYMCVTSVYTSQIYCFIQNSFPSIVFGKLLGFASLCGGIFSLLCEKLYDLIIINDNSSIDPTNISLLIVITFIIMFLPLIVLYVRKYERSIENFGEKDKIPMN